From a region of the Sander lucioperca isolate FBNREF2018 chromosome 8, SLUC_FBN_1.2, whole genome shotgun sequence genome:
- the mospd2 gene encoding motile sperm domain-containing protein 2 yields MAELEQHEGEQDIEKKIEETRQRFKNEFLQDSIDKYDSRDVERLEKDAALVEGYLQWRLYVIDDALKMIDESLQWRKEYGLNDLTESSIPKWMFETGALYLHGYDKEGNKLFWFKVKLHVKDAKTITDKKKYVAFWLERYAKKEPGMPLTVVFDMTESGLSNIDMEFVKYVINCFKVYYPKFLSKMIIVDMPWIMNAAWKIVRSWLGPEAISKLKFASKSEVQGFIGPEYLPPHMGGTDPFKYSYPPLPDDDFQTPICENGPIVSEDETESKEGEMEGKDALESSFNSEVAVKPKKVNFLEDSLRAEDNEKGDTSSRTKGARKPLTTFKGPLLDVSPAEELSFGSGETEKKSLIILSNITKNQVAFKVRTTAPEKYRVKPSSSSCDPGASVDIVVSLHGGSQASPQDRFLVMAAEMDNAGSQELSQFWKEVPKIKVMEHRLRCHVLESIKPQTVTLLRDSPVETGTNGQQELNSALMRVMTCNARMEQKLNTCLWVQKVIIGLVLVLVVLNLMCLHLLSASQQPS; encoded by the exons ATGGCTGAACTTGAGCAGCACGAAGGAGAACAG GACATTGAGAAGAAAATTGAGGAGACGAGACAGAGATTCAAGAATGAGTTCCTCCAAG ATTCAATAGATAAATATGACTCCAGAGATGTGGAAAGGCTTGAAAAAGATGCTGCTCTGGTGGAGGGCTACCTCCAATGGAGACTCTATGTTATAGATGATGCCTTGAAAATGATTGATGAAAGTCTTCAGTGGAGAAAGGAATATGGTCTGAATG ATCTCACTGAGAGCTCCATTCCCAAATGGATGTTCGAGACTGGTGCTCTCTACCTCCACGGCTATGACAAAGAAGGCAACAAGCTCT TCTGGTTCAAAGTAAAGCTACACGTCAAGGATGCAAAAACAATCACGGACAAGAAGAAGTACGTTGCCTTCTGGCTGGAGCGGTATGCGAAGAAAGAACCTGGGATGCCACTCACTGTTGTGTTTGACATGACAGAGTCTGGCCTCAGTAATATC GACATGGAGTTTGTGAAGTACGTTATTAATTGCTTCAAAGTATATTATCCAAAGTTTTTAT CCAAAATGATCATTGTGGATATGCCTTGGATCATGAATG CTGCCTGGAAGATAGTGAGGTCGTGGTTGGGTCCCGAGGCAATCAGCAAGCTCAAGTTTGCATCCAAATCTGAGGTCCAGGGATTCATAGGCCCCGAGTACTTGCCCCCTCACATGGGTGGAACG GACCCCTTCAAGTACAGCTACCCGCCTCTTCCTGATGACGATTTCCAAACACCCATCTGTGAAAACGGACCAATTGTTAGTGAGGACGAGACGGAGAGCAAAGAGGGTGAAATGGAGGGCAAAGATGCCCTCGAGTCCAGCTTCAACTCTGAGGTTGCGGTAAAGCCAAAAAAG GTAAATTTCCTGGAAGACAGTTTGAGGGCAGAGGACAATGAAAAAGGAGACACAAGCAGCAGGACCAAAGGAGCCAGGAAGCCACTGACCACCTTCAAAGGCCCTCTGCTAGATGTTAG ccCCGCAGAGGAACTCAGCTTTGGTtctggagagacagagaaaaaaagcctCATTATCCTGAGCAATATAACCAAAAATCAAGTAGCCTTTAAG GTACGGACCACAGCACCTGAGAAGTACAGAGTGaagcccagcagcagcagctgtgaccCAGGAGCTTCAGTAGATATAGTGGTGTCTTTACATGGAG gTTCTCAAGCCTCTCCACAGGACAGATTTTTGGTCATGGCTGCTGAGATGGACAATGCTGGATCACAAGAACTTTCACAGTTCTGGAAAGAAGTACCAAAAATCAAGGTCATGGAACACAG ATTGCGCTGTCATGTTCTGGAGAGCATTAAACCACAAACAGTGACTCTTCTCAGAGACAGCCCTGTGGAGACAGGGACCAACGGGCAGCAGGAATTAAACTCAGCG CTCATGCGAGTGATGACCTGCAATGCACGAATGGAGCAGAAGCTGAATACGTGTCTGTGGGTGCAGAAGGTAATCATTGGGTTGGTGCTGGTCCTCGTGGTGCTGAACCTCATGTGTCTCCACCTGCTGAGTGCTTCCCAACAGCCATCCTGA
- the LOC116047342 gene encoding ankyrin repeat and SOCS box protein 9-like: MSAGDKETPRDTTGQSGTAFFFSNPLMSDFESDWSPIHDAAFNGRVLALQRLIAQGTCVNLNTLNQVSPLHGACLQGHVACAKLLVENGAKVNNSTVDGQTALSEACARGHVTCVSLLLQQGATPLGTSHTSSPIHRAAAKGHTECIELLVQHGAAVDQYIDQSGFPLHVACSNQHLSSVCKLLQLGASVNSRVSGDSPLHIAARLSSPEMVSVLLQHGADRSLRNSEGKQPLELAPPNSPVERLLRQAGEVSPLMQLCRLYIRKTLGKQRLGAIHNLHLPTEVKQYLLYQIRPSGRSDALNNNVRF; encoded by the exons ATGTCTGCTGGAGACAAAGAGACTCCGCGAGACACCACAGGTCAAAGTGGAACTGCGTTTTTTTTCTCGAACCCTCTGATGAGTG ATTTTGAATCTGACTGGTCCCCGATTCACGATGCTGCCTTTAATGGACGTGTCCTTGCTCTGCAGAGACTCATTGCTCAG GGTACATGTGTAAATCTGAACACTCTGAACCAGGTCTCTCCTCTCCATGGAGCATGTTTACAAGGCCACGTGGCTTGCGCCAAGCTTCTGGTGGAAAATGGGGCAAAA GTAAACAATTCGACGGTGGATGGACAAACGGCCCTGTCAGAAGCATGCGCCCGGGGCCATGTGACCTGCGTATCGCTGCTCCTTCAACAAGGTGCGACTCCCCTAGGGACCAGCCACACCAGCTCTCCAATCCACAGGGCTGCAGCCAAAG GTCATACAGAGTGCATCGAGCTTCTTGTCCAGCACGGTGCCGCTGTGGATCAGTATATTGACCAATCAGGTTTCCCTCTCCACGTCGCCTGCTCCAATCAGCATCTGAGTTCTGTGTGTAAACTGCTTCAACTTG GTGCCAGTGTGAACAGCCGTGTATCTGGTGACTCGCCGCTGCACATCGCTGCCCGTCTGTCCAGTCCTGAGATGGTGTCAGTCCTGCTTCAACACGGGGCCGATCGCTCACTCAGGAATTCAGAGGGCAAACAGCCACTGGAGCTCGCACCTCCCAACAGCCCAGTGGAGAGGCTGTTGAGACAAGCAGGAG AAGTGTCTCCTCTAATGCAGCTGTGCCGGCTGTACATCAGGAAAACTTTGGGCAAGCAGAGACTGGGTGCGATTCACAACCTTCACCTTCCCACAGAAGTGAAACAGTATCTTCTCTATCAAATCAGACCCAGTGGGAGATCCGATGCACTAAATAACAATGTTAGATTCTGA